One segment of Trichlorobacter ammonificans DNA contains the following:
- the rsmI gene encoding 16S rRNA (cytidine(1402)-2'-O)-methyltransferase, with product MSALLYIVATPIGNLEDMTFRAVRMLKEVALIAAEDTRHSRKLLAHYGITTPLTSYFDHNQTLKGERILATLRDGKSVALISDAGTPCISDPGYHLVRDALAEGIRVVPLPGACAAVTALSAAGLPTDSFHFAGFPPAREGKRRSFLAALAGVRATLVLYEAPHRLAATLADIAAVLGNRQLAVARELTKLYEEFLHGTAHTLLEQVRDGRERGEVVILIAPGDGMSAAPEGPAPEERLRTLLAQGHSVKEAAALVAAATGLPRRELYAQALLLR from the coding sequence ATGTCCGCTCTTCTCTACATCGTGGCAACTCCCATCGGCAACCTGGAGGATATGACCTTCCGGGCGGTGCGCATGCTCAAGGAGGTGGCGCTGATCGCCGCCGAGGACACCCGCCACTCCCGCAAGCTGCTGGCCCACTACGGCATTACCACGCCGCTCACCTCCTACTTCGATCACAATCAGACCCTGAAGGGGGAGCGGATTCTCGCAACCCTGCGGGACGGCAAGAGCGTCGCCCTGATCTCGGACGCCGGGACTCCCTGTATCTCCGACCCCGGCTACCACCTGGTGCGCGATGCGCTGGCCGAGGGGATACGGGTGGTACCGCTGCCCGGAGCCTGCGCGGCCGTAACCGCGCTTTCGGCTGCCGGCCTGCCCACGGACAGTTTTCACTTCGCCGGTTTTCCGCCGGCCAGGGAGGGAAAGCGCCGCAGCTTCCTGGCAGCCCTCGCCGGGGTACGGGCAACGCTCGTTCTTTACGAAGCTCCTCACCGGCTGGCGGCAACGCTGGCCGATATAGCCGCGGTTCTCGGAAATCGGCAGCTGGCGGTGGCGCGGGAACTGACCAAGCTGTACGAGGAGTTTCTGCACGGCACGGCACATACGCTGCTGGAGCAGGTACGGGACGGTCGGGAGCGGGGCGAGGTGGTGATCCTGATCGCCCCCGGCGACGGCATGTCGGCGGCTCCGGAGGGGCCTGCGCCGGAAGAACGCTTGCGGACTCTGCTGGCTCAGGGCCACTCGGTCAAGGAGGCGGCGGCCCTGGTGGCCGCAGCCACCGGCCTGCCCCGCCGGGAGCTGTACGCCCAGGCTCTGCTGCTGCGCTAG
- a CDS encoding PAS domain S-box protein, producing MPLARFSDKRLALLTFFGLVCAGLLGNYFKLTLFLNVDFLFGSIFALLALQRLGHGPGIAAALLISSYTYALWNHPFAIIILTAEVAVVGWLVFRRRLGMVVADTLYWLVVGMPLVYLLYHLVMGTTLENTMVIMVKQAMNGIVNALIARILFSLCRYCSRDIEFSFREITHNILSFFILCPTLLIMALSSRADFSDADQQIRRLLRQDIGQMQNRLETWIHNRTTAVSFLAAEAARRTPRQMQPLLEQSRLSDDNFRRILLLDRSDISSAASPQSTGAVGISFADRPYLPIVRQTLQPMLSEVGPSRIDPASPRVLALAPILRAGAYDGCIAGVLDLAQIRAYLEKSSRHSSSYFTLLDRHGHVITSNRGDQRAMTPFRREAGTLSPLGDGLAQWIPRLPANTPATEQWKQSFYVAESSIGKQNEWRLILEQPLAPHQKLLATRYAKRLTLLFGLLLATLAVAELVSRRFALTMEQLRAMTENLPSRLASGDIMIEWPKSSVVETSVLVRNLQEMAKTMFQQFQRIRLINATLEERVAERMQAFAESEERYRSLFENHAVVMLLIDPQTSHILAANPAAEAFYGWSAAELATKKLQDIDTLAPETIDEELRQLLSRHYNHYFLTHRLADGTLRDVEVFSCPVQSGGTTVLFAIVHDITERCRAEREREQFHAFFTTAADLMCIADPHGAFRQVNPACCEVLGYSEEELLSRPFLDFIHPDDKQRTVEEMARQLQSGYSLNFENRYIRKDGSVCWLSWRAIYNSDDRTTYATARDISELKRAEAELRQAKEAAEAASVAKSSFLATMSHEIRTPMNGVIGMTDLLLDTSLDPTQREYAELVKYSGRSLLRLINDILDLSKIEAHKIELESEPFNLRTAITGTVELLSLKAREKGLTIDWTVADDVPLLLKGDEGRLRQILTNLLGNAVKFTAQGRVSLAVTRQALAEHRTTLHFEVRDSGIGIAPDKQRVIFEPFSQADASTTRQYGGTGLGLAISKQLVELMGGSIQVESTEGVGSTFRFTAVFETQPVAEQPPPLSVERSRPTAPPDARHIPPQPAGAEPPPAPRLLLAEDDPTNQIVIKAILGRNGYRVDIAPNGVQAIRMLEQQAYDLVLMDCMMPEMDGFEATAIIRDRSSAVRNHDLPVIALTANAMKEDRERCLQAGMDDYLAKPVEVADLLLLLDRWLG from the coding sequence ATGCCCCTTGCACGCTTCAGCGACAAACGACTGGCTCTGCTGACCTTTTTCGGCCTCGTCTGTGCCGGTCTGCTGGGCAACTACTTCAAGCTCACCCTCTTTCTGAATGTCGACTTTCTGTTCGGCAGTATCTTCGCCCTGCTGGCCCTGCAGCGCCTGGGACATGGTCCCGGCATCGCCGCCGCCCTGCTGATCTCCTCCTACACCTACGCGCTCTGGAACCACCCCTTCGCCATCATCATCCTGACCGCCGAGGTCGCCGTGGTGGGCTGGCTGGTGTTTCGTCGCCGTCTGGGAATGGTGGTGGCCGACACCCTGTACTGGCTTGTCGTCGGCATGCCCCTGGTCTACCTGCTCTACCACCTGGTCATGGGGACCACCCTTGAAAACACCATGGTGATCATGGTGAAGCAGGCGATGAACGGCATCGTCAACGCCCTGATCGCCCGGATACTGTTCAGCCTCTGCCGGTACTGCTCCCGCGATATCGAATTTTCCTTCCGGGAAATAACCCACAATATCCTCAGTTTTTTCATCCTCTGCCCCACGCTGCTGATCATGGCCCTTTCCAGCCGTGCCGACTTCAGCGATGCCGACCAGCAGATCCGGCGCCTGCTGCGCCAGGATATCGGCCAGATGCAGAACCGCCTGGAAACCTGGATTCACAACCGTACCACCGCCGTGAGCTTTCTTGCCGCTGAAGCGGCCCGACGGACGCCCCGCCAGATGCAGCCGCTGCTTGAGCAGAGCCGGTTGTCCGACGATAACTTCCGGCGCATTCTGCTGCTGGACCGCTCCGACATCAGCAGTGCCGCCTCGCCGCAGAGCACCGGAGCGGTCGGCATTTCCTTCGCCGACCGCCCCTACCTGCCCATCGTCAGACAAACGTTACAGCCGATGCTGTCGGAAGTGGGGCCAAGTCGAATCGACCCCGCCAGTCCGCGCGTGCTGGCTCTGGCGCCGATCCTGCGGGCAGGAGCCTACGACGGCTGCATCGCCGGCGTGCTCGACCTGGCACAGATCCGCGCCTACCTGGAAAAAAGCTCCCGGCATTCCAGCAGCTACTTCACGCTGCTTGACCGCCACGGCCATGTCATCACCTCCAACCGCGGCGACCAGCGGGCCATGACCCCGTTCCGGCGCGAGGCCGGAACACTTTCCCCCCTCGGTGACGGTCTCGCGCAATGGATTCCCCGTCTTCCGGCCAACACGCCGGCCACCGAGCAGTGGAAACAATCGTTCTACGTGGCCGAAAGCAGCATCGGAAAGCAGAACGAATGGCGGCTGATTCTGGAACAGCCGCTGGCACCGCACCAGAAATTGCTGGCAACCCGCTATGCCAAACGTCTGACCCTGCTGTTCGGGCTGCTGCTGGCCACGCTGGCCGTTGCCGAGCTGGTCAGCCGCAGATTCGCCCTGACTATGGAGCAGTTGCGGGCGATGACGGAAAATCTGCCGTCCCGCCTGGCCTCCGGCGACATCATGATCGAGTGGCCGAAAAGCTCGGTGGTCGAAACCAGTGTACTGGTCCGCAACCTGCAGGAGATGGCCAAGACCATGTTCCAGCAGTTCCAGCGGATCCGTCTGATCAACGCCACCCTTGAAGAGCGGGTTGCCGAACGGATGCAGGCGTTCGCCGAAAGCGAGGAGCGCTACCGCAGCCTCTTTGAAAACCATGCCGTGGTCATGCTGTTGATCGACCCGCAGACCAGCCATATCCTGGCTGCGAATCCGGCCGCCGAAGCCTTCTACGGCTGGTCGGCCGCAGAGCTGGCCACCAAGAAACTGCAGGATATCGACACCCTGGCGCCTGAGACAATCGATGAGGAGCTGCGCCAACTTCTCTCCAGGCATTATAATCACTACTTTCTGACCCATCGCCTGGCCGACGGTACGCTTCGGGACGTGGAGGTGTTCAGTTGCCCGGTGCAATCGGGAGGAACAACCGTTCTCTTTGCCATCGTTCACGACATCACGGAACGGTGCCGGGCCGAGCGGGAGCGCGAGCAGTTCCATGCCTTTTTCACCACCGCCGCCGACCTGATGTGCATCGCCGACCCCCACGGTGCTTTCAGGCAGGTCAATCCGGCCTGTTGCGAGGTGCTGGGCTACAGTGAGGAAGAGTTGCTTTCGCGCCCCTTCCTCGACTTCATCCATCCCGACGACAAACAGCGCACGGTGGAGGAGATGGCGCGGCAACTGCAGTCCGGCTATTCCCTCAACTTCGAAAACCGCTATATCCGCAAGGATGGTTCGGTCTGCTGGCTTTCCTGGCGCGCCATTTACAACAGCGATGACCGGACCACCTATGCAACGGCCCGTGACATATCAGAGCTGAAACGGGCTGAAGCAGAACTGCGCCAGGCCAAGGAGGCTGCCGAAGCGGCGAGTGTCGCCAAGAGCAGCTTTCTGGCGACCATGAGCCACGAAATCAGAACCCCGATGAACGGCGTTATCGGTATGACCGACCTGCTGCTGGACACCAGCCTGGACCCGACCCAGCGCGAATACGCCGAACTGGTCAAATATTCCGGCAGAAGCCTGCTGCGCCTGATCAACGACATTCTGGATCTCTCCAAAATCGAAGCGCACAAGATCGAGTTGGAAAGCGAGCCGTTCAATCTGCGCACTGCGATTACGGGTACCGTGGAGCTGCTTTCCCTGAAAGCCCGTGAAAAAGGGCTGACCATTGACTGGACCGTTGCCGACGATGTGCCGCTGCTGCTCAAGGGGGACGAGGGACGATTGCGCCAGATTCTGACCAACCTGCTGGGCAACGCCGTCAAGTTCACCGCCCAGGGCCGGGTCTCCCTTGCGGTAACGCGGCAGGCGCTTGCGGAGCACCGGACAACACTGCATTTCGAGGTGCGCGACAGCGGCATCGGCATCGCTCCGGACAAGCAAAGGGTGATCTTCGAGCCCTTCTCCCAGGCCGATGCCTCCACCACCCGCCAGTACGGTGGGACCGGGCTGGGGCTGGCCATCAGCAAACAACTGGTGGAGTTGATGGGCGGAAGCATCCAGGTAGAAAGCACGGAAGGGGTGGGAAGCACCTTCCGCTTCACCGCTGTTTTCGAGACACAGCCGGTCGCTGAGCAGCCTCCGCCACTGTCGGTGGAGCGGAGCCGCCCCACTGCGCCGCCGGATGCACGTCACATTCCCCCACAGCCCGCCGGAGCGGAACCGCCCCCGGCTCCTCGCCTGCTGCTGGCCGAAGACGATCCCACCAACCAGATCGTTATCAAAGCAATTCTCGGTCGTAACGGCTACCGGGTCGACATTGCTCCGAACGGCGTCCAGGCGATCCGGATGCTGGAGCAGCAAGCGTATGATCTGGTACTGATGGATTGCATGATGCCGGAGATGGACGGATTCGAGGCAACCGCGATTATTCGCGACCGCTCCTCGGCGGTCCGCAATCATGACCTGCCGGTGATCGCGCTGACCGCCAACGCCATGAAGGAAGACCGCGAGCGCTGCCTGCAGGCCGGCATGGACGACTACCTGGCCAAACCGGTCGAAGTGGCCGATCTGCTGCTGCTGCTCGACCGGTGGCTGGGATAA
- a CDS encoding extracellular solute-binding protein, which produces MKKLVLSLMLLTVIFCSVLCFIPAEAGEQPLRVLAWPGYADPDIVKTFEQRTGARVEVTFVGTDLELWTKLSRNNGRDFDVFAVNTAELQRYIAKGLVSGIPVQEISNRSKQLPRFRDLNSIRGIVHNGTVYAIPYTYSEMGLIYDRQQLKKAPESITALWDKQYRGKVIAYNAGVHNFSLAAQTLRLSSPFSIPPADIPAVVDRLIALRRNVTGFYTQPEESVAMFKNRKAALMFANFGTQQVQLLKKAGVDAGYALPKEGALAWLDCWAITREAKNKKLAAAWINYLLDDLPGKALTSRQGLANTTAESPSITPEKLILWLEPVEDEARRDQLWGRIVSGSSAAKVLAP; this is translated from the coding sequence GTGAAAAAGCTGGTGCTCTCTCTGATGCTGTTGACCGTCATATTCTGCTCCGTACTCTGTTTCATACCGGCCGAGGCTGGGGAACAACCGCTGCGGGTGCTGGCATGGCCCGGGTATGCGGACCCCGATATCGTCAAGACCTTTGAGCAGCGCACGGGGGCCAGGGTGGAGGTAACCTTTGTCGGCACCGACCTGGAGCTGTGGACCAAGCTCAGCCGGAACAATGGTCGGGATTTTGATGTTTTTGCCGTGAACACCGCAGAACTGCAACGCTATATTGCTAAAGGTCTGGTTAGCGGCATTCCGGTGCAAGAGATTTCAAACCGCTCGAAACAACTCCCCAGATTCCGTGATTTAAACAGCATACGCGGCATCGTGCACAATGGCACGGTGTACGCCATCCCCTATACCTACTCGGAGATGGGGCTGATCTATGACCGGCAACAACTCAAAAAGGCGCCGGAAAGCATTACAGCACTCTGGGACAAGCAGTACCGCGGCAAAGTGATCGCCTACAATGCCGGGGTACATAATTTTTCTTTGGCGGCACAGACGCTGCGCCTCTCCTCCCCGTTCAGCATACCGCCGGCAGACATACCGGCGGTTGTCGATCGGTTGATCGCCCTGCGCCGAAATGTAACCGGCTTTTATACACAGCCGGAAGAATCAGTCGCCATGTTCAAGAATCGCAAAGCTGCCTTAATGTTTGCCAACTTTGGCACGCAGCAGGTGCAACTGCTGAAAAAAGCCGGCGTCGATGCCGGTTATGCGCTTCCCAAAGAGGGCGCTCTGGCTTGGCTGGATTGCTGGGCCATCACTCGCGAAGCGAAAAACAAAAAACTGGCCGCAGCCTGGATCAACTACCTGCTGGACGATCTGCCGGGAAAGGCATTGACAAGCCGTCAGGGGTTGGCCAACACCACAGCGGAATCGCCCTCTATCACACCAGAAAAGCTGATACTCTGGCTGGAGCCGGTTGAAGACGAAGCTCGCCGCGATCAACTGTGGGGCAGAATCGTTTCAGGCAGCTCTGCTGCAAAGGTGCTGGCCCCTTGA
- a CDS encoding HAMP domain-containing sensor histidine kinase, with protein sequence MRLGIATKLALLVALVAMTTAMFTGLFISHVSETLLVNSAKTKLLTSTQIVSRRIQTMLQLEAGRNLKVLANHPAAQATLKKADPDLDNQIATLFRLIMEANPTYFQIRLIAADHHGQERVRIDRHKSSFTRVMGDDLREQGHFPHVSETLRLAAGETYMSAVSIKHERGAYDSGSELPSVQVAMPVIGDTGHALGVVVISIDITGLFAKLTENLPKSFKLILTNGQGDILLHPDSAKTFGFDKGLRVLIQDEFPAIRDLIEGRVDHTVFESARDTHGDQLVAAFVRQKIDVTSVDDSFFLGLAQPASVLHEDEQKIRPIIWKSVLAFSLAGTIAAVLLARFMTRPINLLNIAAQQFAQGKTHHELPLEQQDEIGSLALSFQQMQQQISQQLVELDNEIAERKRAEEKLLQAKEIAEAASIAKSRFLANMSHEIRTPMSGVIGMTDLLLETPLDPIQREYAVLVKKSGRELLHLLNEILDLSKIEAQKFELESIPFNLEVLVAGIVELLAPKVREKSLSLEYRIAPDVPRQLLGDAGRLRQVVTNLISNAVKFTHTGQILLQASLVREEGDNVTVRFEVHDSGIGIPADKFNLIFEPFAQADTSTTRSYGGTGLGLSICKQLVELMGGSIWVESVPGEGSVFRFTVVLKRQSDETGTPATDSGQASMLPATSLPDTACWSARILLAEDEPTIRLIISTVLRRSGYQVDTAKNGTKALHLLEQNRYDLVLMDCMMPETDGYIATAVIRDPSSAVRCHDLPIIALTANAMKEDRERCLTSGMNDYLSKPVDMVELLAMIQKWLGRGASQ encoded by the coding sequence TTGAGACTGGGCATTGCCACAAAGCTGGCGCTGCTGGTTGCACTGGTCGCAATGACCACCGCGATGTTCACCGGACTTTTTATCTCCCACGTCAGTGAAACGCTGTTGGTCAATTCTGCAAAAACAAAACTGCTCACCTCAACGCAGATCGTCAGCCGACGGATTCAAACGATGCTGCAACTGGAAGCAGGCCGCAATCTGAAAGTGCTGGCCAATCATCCTGCCGCACAGGCAACGCTGAAAAAAGCAGATCCCGATCTTGACAATCAAATAGCCACCCTGTTCCGGCTGATCATGGAAGCAAACCCCACGTACTTCCAGATCCGCCTGATAGCGGCGGATCATCACGGACAGGAACGGGTCCGGATTGACCGTCACAAAAGTTCATTTACCAGGGTAATGGGAGATGATCTGCGTGAACAGGGGCATTTTCCTCATGTTTCCGAAACATTGCGCCTTGCTGCCGGCGAAACCTACATGTCGGCTGTTTCCATCAAGCATGAACGTGGCGCATATGATTCCGGTTCCGAGCTCCCTTCGGTGCAGGTAGCCATGCCGGTCATTGGAGACACAGGACATGCGCTCGGCGTGGTGGTGATCAGCATTGACATAACCGGGCTGTTTGCCAAGCTAACCGAAAACCTGCCAAAATCATTCAAGCTCATTCTGACCAACGGGCAGGGGGACATCCTGCTTCATCCGGACAGCGCCAAGACCTTTGGATTCGATAAAGGTCTGCGTGTACTGATTCAGGATGAATTTCCTGCAATCAGGGATTTGATAGAAGGTCGGGTTGATCATACTGTCTTTGAATCCGCGCGGGACACTCATGGGGACCAGCTGGTAGCGGCCTTCGTCAGGCAAAAGATCGATGTAACCTCGGTGGATGACAGCTTTTTCCTGGGTCTTGCCCAACCGGCGTCCGTGCTGCATGAGGATGAGCAAAAAATTCGGCCAATCATCTGGAAAAGCGTTCTTGCTTTCAGCCTTGCCGGCACCATAGCGGCGGTGCTTCTGGCACGGTTCATGACCAGGCCGATAAACCTCCTGAACATCGCAGCCCAGCAGTTTGCCCAGGGTAAGACCCACCATGAACTCCCGCTTGAGCAGCAGGACGAGATCGGTTCATTGGCGCTCAGCTTCCAGCAGATGCAGCAGCAGATTTCCCAGCAACTTGTGGAACTTGACAATGAAATCGCCGAACGCAAACGCGCTGAGGAAAAGCTTCTGCAGGCCAAAGAAATAGCAGAAGCCGCCAGTATCGCCAAGAGCCGCTTTCTGGCCAACATGAGCCACGAGATCCGCACACCGATGAGCGGCGTCATCGGCATGACCGATCTGCTGCTGGAAACCCCTCTCGATCCGATCCAGCGGGAATATGCGGTACTGGTCAAAAAGTCGGGCCGGGAACTGCTCCATCTGCTGAACGAAATCCTGGATCTCTCCAAGATCGAAGCCCAGAAGTTCGAACTTGAATCCATCCCCTTCAACCTGGAGGTGCTGGTAGCCGGCATCGTTGAGTTGCTCGCCCCGAAAGTGCGGGAAAAATCCCTTTCCCTTGAATACCGTATCGCTCCCGATGTTCCCCGACAGTTGCTGGGAGATGCGGGCCGGCTGCGTCAAGTCGTCACCAACCTGATCAGCAACGCCGTTAAATTCACCCACACGGGACAGATACTGCTACAGGCGAGTTTGGTCAGGGAAGAGGGGGACAACGTCACGGTCCGTTTTGAAGTACATGACAGCGGGATCGGTATTCCTGCGGACAAGTTCAATCTGATCTTTGAGCCGTTTGCCCAGGCCGATACCTCAACGACCCGCAGCTACGGCGGAACCGGCCTGGGACTATCGATCTGCAAGCAGCTGGTGGAGTTGATGGGGGGGAGCATCTGGGTGGAAAGCGTTCCGGGAGAAGGATCGGTCTTTCGCTTCACCGTTGTCTTGAAACGGCAATCCGACGAAACCGGAACGCCGGCAACGGATAGTGGGCAGGCATCGATGCTACCAGCAACAAGCCTTCCGGATACAGCATGTTGGAGCGCCCGCATACTGCTGGCCGAGGACGAACCGACCATCCGACTGATCATCAGTACCGTGCTGCGGCGTAGTGGCTATCAGGTCGATACGGCGAAGAACGGCACCAAGGCACTGCATCTGCTGGAACAGAACCGGTATGATCTGGTATTGATGGACTGCATGATGCCGGAAACGGATGGGTATATTGCCACCGCCGTTATCCGCGACCCTTCATCGGCAGTACGGTGCCATGACCTCCCGATAATCGCCCTGACCGCCAACGCCATGAAAGAGGACCGGGAGCGGTGCCTGACAAGCGGCATGAATGACTACCTGAGCAAACCGGTAGACATGGTTGAACTGCTGGCAATGATCCAGAAGTGGCTGGGAAGAGGCGCCAGTCAGTAG